A window of the Garra rufa chromosome 10, GarRuf1.0, whole genome shotgun sequence genome harbors these coding sequences:
- the LOC141343555 gene encoding interferon-inducible GTPase 5-like yields the protein MDDFYMITQEDLDDIKESISTQDLPTAVNTIKEFLEKQDLVELNVGVTGESGSGKSTFVNAFRGLGDEEEGSAKTGPIETTKKPEAYLHPKYKNVKVWDLPGIGTPNFKADEYLKLVEFERYDFFIIIALDRFKECHTQLAKEITRMGKKFYFVRSKIDSSIDAEKRKKSFNEKNMLDIIREDCENGLRKADIEDPVVFLISNFELGKYDLNLLQERMEQELPQHKRRVLMLALPNITLEINEKKKKALEENIGKVALLSALLATVPIPGLSAFADLAIVTKEIETYYSTFGLDDPSLQKLCESSGKTIEEFKSLMKSPLSGGINPASILSLAGSISLFVAENTVEYFVSVIPLLGSLVAGGMSYISVSKMLKRALDDIAEDAKNVLIASVQSEV from the exons atggaTGATTTCTATATGATAACTCAGGAGGACCTGGACGATATTAAAGAATCCATATCTACTCAGGATCTCCCAACAGCGGTAAACACAATCAAAGAATTCCTTGAAAAACAGGATCTTGTAGAACTTAACGTTGGTGTGACGGGGGAGTCCGGTTCTGGAAAGTCCACGTTTGTCAATGCATTCAGGGGTTTAGGGGATGAAGAAGAGGGTTCTGCTAAAACTGGCCCCATAGAAACCACTAAGAAGCCTGAAGCTTACCTCCacccaaaatacaaaaatgtCAAAGTGTGGGATCTTCCTGGCATCGGAACACCAAACTTCAAAGCTGACGAGTATCTGAAACTGGTTGAGTTTGAGCGCTATGATTTTTTCATCATCATCGCTTTAGATCGGTTCAAAGAATGCCACACTCAGCTGGCCAAAGAGATCACGAGAATGGGGAAAAAGTTTTATTTTGTCCGTTCCAAGATTGACTCAAGCATTGATGCTGAGAAGAGGAAGAAGAGCTTCAATGAGAAAAATATGCTGGATATCATCCGAGAGGACTGTGAAAATG GTCTGAGAAAGGCTGATATAGAGGATCCTGTCGTGTTCCTGATCTCTAACTTTGAGCTTGGCAAGTATGATTTGAATCTGCTGCAGGAGAGAATGGAGCAAGAGCTTCCACAGCATAAGAGACGTGTGCTGATGTTGGCTTTGCCAAATATCACACTGGAGATCAATGAGAAAAAGAAGAAAGCTCTAGAGGAAAACATTGGAAAAGTTGCTTTACTCTCTGCTTTATTGGCTACAGTCCCAATTCCTGGTCTTTCAGCTTTTGCAGATTTAGCCATTGTAACAAAGGAGATAGAAACATACTACAGTACCTTTGGTCTTGATGATCCATCCCTGCAGAAGCTCTGTGAAAGTTCTGGGAAGACCATTGAAGAATTCAAAAGTCTAATGAAGTCGCCACTGAGTGGTGGGATAAACCCAGCTTCAATATTATCCTTAGCGGGTTCTATATCCCTGTTTGTGGCTGAAAATACAGTAGAGTATTTTGTTAGTGTCATACCCCTACTTGGCAGCTTGGTGGCAGGAGGAATGTCTTATATCTCAGTCTCAAAAATGCTAAAGAGAGCTCTGGATGACATAGCAGAAGATGCCAAAAACGTGCTTATAGCTTCAGTGCAGAGTGAAGTGTAA